In one window of Nitrospira sp. DNA:
- a CDS encoding calcium-binding protein: MSQSNISTWLKFALQQMAAESYLDQLLFGRPLREILLDGNNDTRFVQPDANGELPGKTRFTNVQADRFLNSYDIIDHHANDASGFSATLMRNRTTSEYTLSFRSTEFKLAAEGGDKERDAFQADADIGLYGFAFGQLTAMEEYFARLKQGVKSDGTIDAELQAYFADPSHQLNVTGYSLGGHLATVFTELHETEVAHTYIFNGAGRGHVNGAGASLAAEEARIQAMLSYFRQVLSDPDAANATFSRDNPIYEAASASHAADPGWDPFDQGAANFYSDPRYQWAKAATLAQFDTEGTASIELTTNLLGEPKSLGPFAKITTLYGLAATGDLNVVANSGVHAAGGQSILIEGQPQIEGVPLFQDQWDFGNTHSITLIVDSLAVQALIQTIDSRYGQASSELLISAASNAKAEEVAPLNTPDVVEGDSLEKTVDAFRKLFLGPTLQDPYPLPVDSQVGGFGNLANRNEMYTAMAAIQEAVQDWQDAGVIFTLADLTDVALLQSSEATSLENIAQTETAQGLAYRYALKELNPFALWADDDLVTDVLYEAHNAAGELDLYSDVTGNGTVTKQYLTDRARFLGEKVQLNLKDEELSKGNSYFFDASQTYEIATTDDPSTIRQFLFGSDADERFESGGKDDHLYGGSGVDLLIGNGGGDQLDGGAGIDTLLGGAGNDLLEGGSGSDRLDGGLDNDILQGGEGFDTYIIRAVDGADTITDSDGKGVVKFDGRVLGGALHRAGDLANAFHSADGTLTFTKSGTNDLVVTGSGPLTIKSFTNGQLGMQLVRASAGHVKKTWVMERSAA, encoded by the coding sequence ATGAGTCAAAGTAATATTTCGACTTGGTTGAAGTTTGCCCTGCAACAAATGGCGGCAGAGTCGTATCTTGATCAGCTCCTATTCGGACGGCCTCTTCGCGAGATTTTGTTAGATGGCAATAATGACACGCGGTTTGTCCAGCCAGATGCGAATGGCGAGTTGCCCGGCAAGACCCGATTTACGAATGTGCAGGCTGATCGCTTTCTAAATAGCTACGACATCATCGATCACCATGCCAATGACGCGAGCGGGTTTTCCGCGACCTTGATGCGAAATAGAACGACTAGCGAGTACACGCTCTCGTTCCGGAGCACGGAATTCAAGCTAGCTGCGGAAGGCGGAGATAAGGAGCGCGATGCATTCCAGGCTGATGCCGATATCGGGCTGTACGGGTTTGCCTTTGGTCAACTCACGGCAATGGAAGAGTATTTTGCTCGGCTGAAGCAAGGGGTCAAGTCGGATGGAACAATCGACGCCGAGCTGCAGGCGTATTTTGCTGATCCCTCACATCAGCTCAATGTTACCGGCTACTCGCTGGGCGGGCATTTGGCGACAGTCTTTACTGAGCTGCATGAAACAGAAGTTGCGCACACGTACATCTTCAACGGGGCTGGCCGTGGCCATGTGAATGGGGCGGGTGCAAGCTTGGCCGCAGAAGAGGCACGCATCCAGGCGATGCTGAGCTATTTTCGCCAGGTATTGAGCGATCCCGATGCGGCGAACGCAACCTTCTCGCGAGACAATCCGATCTACGAGGCAGCAAGCGCTAGTCACGCGGCTGATCCCGGGTGGGATCCGTTTGACCAAGGAGCGGCGAACTTCTACTCCGACCCTCGCTATCAGTGGGCGAAGGCGGCCACGTTGGCGCAATTTGATACCGAAGGAACCGCCAGTATCGAATTGACGACGAATTTATTGGGCGAACCGAAATCGTTGGGGCCGTTTGCCAAAATCACAACCCTCTATGGTTTGGCGGCTACTGGTGACCTCAACGTAGTCGCGAATTCAGGTGTTCATGCGGCCGGGGGACAGTCGATTTTGATTGAGGGGCAACCGCAGATTGAAGGGGTCCCTCTCTTCCAAGATCAGTGGGACTTTGGCAACACCCATTCGATTACCCTCATCGTGGATTCTCTTGCCGTTCAGGCCCTCATTCAGACGATCGATTCACGCTATGGGCAGGCAAGCTCCGAACTTTTGATTAGCGCGGCATCTAATGCAAAGGCGGAGGAAGTTGCGCCCCTGAATACCCCGGACGTCGTCGAAGGTGATTCGCTGGAGAAAACGGTGGATGCCTTTCGCAAACTGTTTCTTGGCCCCACGCTCCAAGATCCCTATCCGTTGCCCGTCGATTCTCAGGTGGGCGGGTTTGGGAATTTAGCTAATCGTAACGAGATGTACACCGCTATGGCAGCGATCCAAGAGGCCGTGCAGGACTGGCAGGATGCTGGCGTGATATTCACGCTTGCAGACTTGACGGATGTGGCGCTTTTGCAAAGCAGTGAGGCGACTAGCCTAGAAAACATTGCGCAAACGGAGACGGCCCAAGGGCTGGCTTATCGGTATGCGTTGAAAGAATTGAACCCGTTTGCACTCTGGGCCGATGATGATCTTGTGACAGATGTGCTCTACGAAGCTCACAATGCGGCAGGCGAGTTGGATCTCTACAGCGATGTCACCGGCAACGGTACAGTAACCAAGCAGTATCTGACAGACCGGGCGCGATTTCTCGGTGAAAAAGTCCAGCTCAATTTGAAGGACGAGGAGCTCTCGAAAGGAAATAGCTACTTCTTTGACGCTAGTCAGACCTACGAGATTGCGACTACGGATGATCCTTCGACCATCCGGCAATTTCTCTTTGGCTCCGATGCGGATGAGCGCTTTGAGTCGGGGGGCAAGGATGACCATCTCTATGGCGGTAGCGGGGTCGATCTGCTCATCGGCAATGGGGGAGGGGATCAGCTCGACGGCGGCGCCGGCATCGATACGCTGTTAGGCGGCGCTGGGAATGACCTGCTCGAAGGTGGCAGTGGGAGCGATCGGCTCGATGGGGGCCTCGATAACGATATCCTGCAAGGGGGCGAGGGGTTCGATACCTACATAATCCGCGCCGTTGACGGGGCCGATACGATCACGGATTCCGACGGCAAAGGGGTGGTGAAGTTCGATGGGCGCGTCTTGGGTGGAGCACTGCATCGGGCCGGGGATTTGGCCAATGCTTTTCACAGCGCCGACGGAACGCTCACGTTCACGAAGAGCGGGACGAATGATCTGGTGGTGACCGGGTCCGGGCCGCTGACGATCAAGAGTTTCACCAATGGCCAGTTGGGGATGCAGTTGGTTCGGGCAAGCGCGGGGCATGTCAAAAAGACATGGGTGATGGAAAGGAGCGCGGCATGA